One Primulina huaijiensis isolate GDHJ02 chromosome 5, ASM1229523v2, whole genome shotgun sequence DNA segment encodes these proteins:
- the LOC140977102 gene encoding homeobox-leucine zipper protein HDG1-like isoform X4 yields the protein MVHSSSPQLIFNSSPLSLALQPKRENTAEMGLMGKGFDNNLSGKTKEDEFGSPSSDNFEAASGDDQETLENKSSKRKKYHRHTPFQIQELEACFKENPHPDEKSRLELGRRLGLDVRQVKFWFQNRRTQIKTQLERHENSILKQENDKLRIENITMKEAMRGPMCNNCGSPAILGEVPIEHHHLMIENARLKDELNRLGVLANKFLGTPAGSMHPVMGNSRYDLGVIRDGFCDLNYTESQLPLGLDFGDRVSSDFPLGPPSGLTMGMNSIDVPYNKSVFLDLALAAMNELIKLSQLDSPLWFRSLEGGGETLNLEEYRKTFSPCTGVSSSNLTTEATRSTGTIILNCEAIMETLLDVNRWTEMFPWIIGNASILDLVFSGSGGKRNGVLLLMEAEFQVLSPLVPVRKAKFLRFCKQHKEDVWAVVDVSIDTIFQNPSLNASVNCRRLPSGIVVQDMSNGSSKVTWIEHTEYDESAIHEIYKPLLRSGIGFGAQKWISILQRQCELAATITSSTVSAENNLALTLNGKKSLAKLAQRMTRNFCTGVCSTVHKWEIVHSDINTDDTKLAIRKSYGDLGEPSGVILSATTTVWMPVSPIRLFEFLQDEKARVHWDVLSQDGPTQQILYIPKSQEPGNSISILRGNAPPTSRNGVLILQDTFFDTSGSLIVHAAVEIAGMNMVMSGGDSSNLSFLPSGFAILPDCFPDSSKPPSANESGGSFLTLGFQILVNNLPAAKLTMESIYTVKSLIARTLHGIKTGLHSN from the exons ATGGTTCATTCATCTTCTCCTCAACTCATTTTCAACTCTTCGCCGCTTTCTCTTGCCCTG CAGCCAAAGAGGGAGAATACTGCGGAAATGGGGTTGATGGGGAAAGGTTTTGACAATAATTTAAGTGGAAAGACAAAGGAGGATGAGTTTGGGAGCCCTTCAAGTGATAACTTTGAAGCTGCATCAGGGGATGATCAAGAAACGCTTGAAAATAAGTCATCAAAAAGGAAGAAATATCACAGGCACACGCCTTTTCAAATTCAAGAACTCGAGGC TTGTTTCAAGGAGAATCCTCATCCTGACGAGAAATCAAGATTAGAACTAGGAAGAAGACTAGGATTGGATGTTAGGCAGGTCAAATTTTGGTTTCAGAATAGGAGGACTCAAATCAAG ACTCAATTAGAACGTCATGAAAATTCAATCCTAAAACAAGAAAATGATAAGCTCCGCATTGAGAACATTACCATGAAGGAAGCAATGAGAGGCCCAATGTGCAACAACTGTGGTAGCCCAGCTATTCTTGGGGAAGTGCCTATTGAGCATCACCATCTAATGATCGAAAATGCACGTCTGAAAGATGAGCTTAACCGACTTGGAGTCTTGGCAAACAAATTCTTGGGTACACCTGCCGGTTCAATGCACCCTGTAATGGGAAACTCAAGATATGATCTTGGTGTCATTAGGGATGGATTCTGTGATTTGAATTATACGGAATCTCAATTGCCCTTGGGACTTGATTTCGGCGATCGAGTTTCAAGTGATTTCCCTCTTGGGCCCCCAAGTGGACTTACAATGGGCATGAACAGTATTGATGTTCCTTACAACAAATCCGTGTTTCTTGATCTGGCATTGGCTGCAATGAATGAGCTTATAAAGCTGTCCCAACTAGACAGCCCTCTATGGTTCCGAAGTTTGGAAGGAGGTGGAGAAACATTGAATCTTGAGGAGTACAGAAAGACATTTTCGCCTTGCACAGGTGTGAGTTCCAGTAATCTTACGACGGAAGCAACAAGATCTACTGGTACAATAATTCTAAACTGCGAGGCCATCATGGAAACTTTATTGGATGTG AATCGTTGGACAGAAATGTTTCCATGGATCATCGGCAACGCCTCAATTCTTGACTTGGTTTTTAGTGGCTCCGGTGGAAAACGAAACGGGGTACTGCTACTG ATGGAAGCTGAATTCCAAGTGTTATCACCTCTGGTACCTGTTCGGAAAGCAAAGTTTCTTCGTTTCTGCAAGCAGCATAAGGAAGACGTTTGGGCTGTCGTCGATGTGTCCATTGACACCATCTTCCAAAATCCAAGCTTAAATGCATCTGTCAATTGCAGGAGGCTCCCTTCCGGTATAGTTGTGCAAGATATGTCAAATGGTAGTTCAAAG GTTACCTGGATTGAGCACACGGAATACGATGAGAGTGCTATCCATGAAATCTACAAGCCATTACTTCGATCCGGCATAGGTTTTGGCGCCCAGAAATGGATTTCAATCCTGCAGCGGCAATGTGAGCTTGCTGCTACTATCACGTCTTCTACTGTCTCCGCAGAAAATAATTTGG CACTTACTCTGAATGGTAAGAAGAGTTTAGCAAAACTGGCACAACGAATGACTCGAAACTTCTGCACTGGTGTTTGTTCCACGGTTCACAAGTGGGAAATAGTGCACTCGGATATTAATACCGATGATACGAAGTTGGCGATACGTAAGAGCTATGGTGACTTGGGGGAGCCGTCTGGTGTCATACTGAGTGCTACTACGACTGTTTGGATGCCGGTGTCACCAATACGTTTGTTTGAATTCTTACAGGATGAAAAGGCCCGAGTCCATTGGGATGTCTTATCCCAAGATGGGCCGACACAACAAATTTTGTACATCCCCAAAAGCCAGGAGCCTGGCAATAGTATTTCTATCCTCCGAGGCAAT GCTCCTCCTACCAGCCGAAACGGGGTGCTGATTTTGCAAGACACTTTCTTTGATACTTCAGGGTCACTCATAGTTCACGCAGCTGTTGAAATTGCCGGAATGAATATGGTGATGAGTGGGGGAGATTCTTCcaacttgtctttcttgcctTCTGGATTCGCAATTTTACCTGACTGTTTCCCGGATTCCAGCAAGCCCCCTAGTGCCAATGAGAGTGGTGGTTCTTTTCTGACTTTAGGATTCCAGATACTGGTGAACAACCTGCCAGCAGCCAAGCTAACAATGGAATCCATCTACACCGTCAAATCCCTCATTGCTCGTACACTTCACGGTATCAAAACTGGACTCCATTCCAACTGA